A window of Hyperolius riggenbachi isolate aHypRig1 chromosome 1, aHypRig1.pri, whole genome shotgun sequence contains these coding sequences:
- the MOCS2 gene encoding molybdopterin synthase sulfur carrier subunit yields the protein MTCEVVVLYFAKSSELAGVRSENVTLPRELTSKELWERIAALHPRLRVIEDHVVLAVRQKYVTIGDEVIKLSSGDEVAIIPPISGG from the exons ATGACTTGTGAG GTGGTGGTTTTGTACTTTGCTAAGAGTTCTGAACTCGCAGGTGTTCGCTCAGAAAACGTAACTCTCCCCCGAGAACTAACCTCCAAAGAACTTTGGGAGAGAATAGCAGCTCTGCATCCAAG GCTCCGTGTCATAGAGGATCATGTAGTCCTTGCTGTTCGTCAGAAATATGTCACTATTGGTGATGAAGTTATAAAGCTGTCATCTGGAGACGAGGTTGCCATCATCCCACCTATCAGTGGTGGCTAG